CCCCGACGGCGGCGAGATGGTCCGGCTCTGGGAGTGGGAGCGGCTGCGCGATCTGCCGTTCCAGGTCGATCTGTGGCTGCCCGCCGACTCGGACTTCCTCCATGTCGGCGTACGGATCCGCAATCCGCACGAGCGGCCCGCGCCCGTCTATTGGTGGTCCAACATCGCCGTCGAGGAGCATGAGTCGACGCGGGTGATCGCACCCGCCGACGAGGCCTGGCACTTTGGCTACGAGCGCAGCCTGCGCCGGGTGCCGGTGCCGGACTTCCAGGGCGCGGACCGTACGTACCCGCTGCGCAGCGAATACCCCGCGGACTACTTCTACGACGTCCCGGCCGAGGCGCGTAAGTGGATCGCATCCCTCGACGAGGGCGGTCGGGGCCTGGTCCAGACGTCGACCGACATCCTGCGCGGCCGCAAGCTCTTCCTCTGGGGCTCGGGGCGCGGCGGCCGCCGCTGGCAGGACTGGCTGACCGAGCCGGGCACGACCGGATACGCCGAGATCCAGGCCGGACTCGCCCGCACCCAGCTCGAGCACATACGCCTGGACGGGGGCGAGGAGTTCAGCTGGCTGGAGTCGTACGGAGCCCTCGCCGCCGACGCCGCGACGGTGCACGGCGACGACTGGAGCGCGGCCCGCGCGGAGGTCGGGTCGCGGCTGTCCGAGGCCCTGCCCCGCGCGGCGGTGGACGCCGCGTACGAGGCGTGGCGCCCCTACGCGGACGCCGAACCGGCCGAGACGCTCGCCACCGGATCCGGCTGGGGCGCGCTCGAAGTGCTGCGCGAAGGACACAAGCTGCCCGGCACCCCCTTCGACGAGTCGACGCTCGGCGAGGAGCAGGCGCCCTGGCGGGAGTTGCTGCGGACCGGTGTCTTCCCGGAGCCCCGCCGGGTCACCCCGCCCGGACCCTCGCTCGTCGCACCGCACTGGCGCGACATGCTGGAGACGGCCCCCGCCGATCCGCTGGCCGAGTACCACCTCGGCGTCGCCCAGTGGCACGCCGGCGACCTCGCCCAGGCCGTGCGCAGCTGGGAACGCGGCCTCGAACTCGCCCCCTCCCGCTGGCCGTTGCTCCGCTGCCTCGCCGTCGCCGACCAGCAGGGCGGCAATGCCGAGCGGGCCGCGGAGCGGTATGCCGAGGCCTTCGACGACCTGTGCGAGGAGCGCCGCGACGACGGCGATTCCTGGACGGCGGCGACGGTGGCCCTCGGCCGGGAGGCGATCGCGGCACTGCTCGCCGTACGCCGCACCGCCGAGGCCCGCGACGTCTGGTCCCGGCTGCGTCCGTCGGTACTGGAGCGCGGCCGCTTCCGGCTGATCGACGCCCAACTGCTGCTCGCCGAGGGGCGGGCGGCGGAAGCCCGCGCCGTGTTCGACGCGGGCTTCGAGGTCGCGGACCTGCGCGAGGGCGCGGAGATCCTGGGCGAGGTGTGGTCGGCACTCACTGACGAGCCGCTGCCGGACGCGTACGACTACCGGATGCGGCCGCAGAGCTGAGGCGCTCTCGGGCCTGAGGGACTCTCAGGCCCGAGGGGGCGTCCGGCGCGGGTTCGCCACGCGTGTGCACGTTGCCAACGAGGTTGCGCGCGCGGTCATTCGGCCGTCTTGCGGTCGACGTACTCGAAGACCGACCCGTCGGGGTGGACGGCGATCAGATTGCGGCCCGCCGGCGTCGCCACCGGACCAGCGATGATCCGGGCGCCGACCTCGGCGAGC
The Streptomyces lunaelactis genome window above contains:
- a CDS encoding DUF5107 domain-containing protein, which gives rise to MATTVRRTVLTLPAATVGPPNPLPALRPLDETHSLDERARQGLPRDMARQIGYEPLRTLLPVRVLDGYGRERTPTRLDAIVIENERLRATVLPGLGGRIHSLHHKPAGRELLYRNPVFQPADFALNGAWFSGGIEWNIGATGHTTLSCAPLHAALVPAPDGGEMVRLWEWERLRDLPFQVDLWLPADSDFLHVGVRIRNPHERPAPVYWWSNIAVEEHESTRVIAPADEAWHFGYERSLRRVPVPDFQGADRTYPLRSEYPADYFYDVPAEARKWIASLDEGGRGLVQTSTDILRGRKLFLWGSGRGGRRWQDWLTEPGTTGYAEIQAGLARTQLEHIRLDGGEEFSWLESYGALAADAATVHGDDWSAARAEVGSRLSEALPRAAVDAAYEAWRPYADAEPAETLATGSGWGALEVLREGHKLPGTPFDESTLGEEQAPWRELLRTGVFPEPRRVTPPGPSLVAPHWRDMLETAPADPLAEYHLGVAQWHAGDLAQAVRSWERGLELAPSRWPLLRCLAVADQQGGNAERAAERYAEAFDDLCEERRDDGDSWTAATVALGREAIAALLAVRRTAEARDVWSRLRPSVLERGRFRLIDAQLLLAEGRAAEARAVFDAGFEVADLREGAEILGEVWSALTDEPLPDAYDYRMRPQS